The following are encoded in a window of Phaseolus vulgaris cultivar G19833 chromosome 3, P. vulgaris v2.0, whole genome shotgun sequence genomic DNA:
- the LOC137808269 gene encoding D-amino-acid oxidase, producing the protein MSMNILVRFPLPPVIISGRNRITIPRAKSIESSPLMDQPKKVIVCGGGVIGVCTAYFMAAKGAAVTLIEMSDVACAASGKAGGFLAYNWCDGGPLEELARVSFNLHRSLSEELDGARSYGYRALTTLSLTVKESEGSTASRFLPSWIDGPARSPKTIGTPETTAQVHPQLFTRTLIDRAVEKYGVKVEIAKLERVEVEEGRVGSVVVEGGRVLDADAVVLAMGPWSSKLTLLSSVFRVYGLKAHSIVLDPRDGSSITPHALFLSYYSSERGGALDPEIYPRPTGEVYVCGMSKEEEVPDDPAEIKGNPESIAMLKRVAKSVSSHLGEGEAVVKAEQACFLPCTDDGMPVIGEVPGVKGCYVATGHNCWGILNAPATGAALAELLHGHSTIVDLKRFSPSRFLLPTNLQTLRLCLD; encoded by the exons ATGAGTATGAATATACTGGTGAGGTTTCCGCTGCCACCAGTGATCATAAGTGGGCGAAACAGAATTACCATCCCGAGAGCAAAGTCGATTGAATCATCGCCACTCATGGATCAGCCGAAGAAGGTAATTGTCTGCGGCGGGGGAGTCATAGGAGTTTGCACCGCTTACTTTATGGCGGCGAAGGGAGCCGCCGTCACGCTCATCGAGATGTCTGACGTGGCATGCGCTGCTTCTGGAAAGGCCGGCGGATTCCTCGCCTACAATTGGTGCGACGGAGGACCGTTGGAGGAGCTAGCTCGCGTGAGCTTCAATCTCCACCGTTCACTCTCGGAAGAACTAGACGGTGCCCGATCGTACGGTTACAGAGCCCTCACCACTCTGAGCCTCACCGTAAAGGAATCCGAGGGCTCTACTGCTTCAAGGTTCTTGCCCTCTTGGATTGACGGGCCAGCTCGCAGTCCTAAAACGATTGGAACCCCCGAAACGACGGCGCAGGTGCACCCGCAGCTCTTCACCCGCACGCTCATTGACAGAGCCGTTGAGAAGTATGGGGTGAAGGTGGAGATTGCGAAATTGGAACGGGTGGAAGTGGAAGAAGGACGAGTTGGATCAGTTGTGGTGGAGGGAGGGCGAGTGTTGGACGCGGACGCTGTAGTGTTGGCAATGGGCCCTTGGTCCAGTAAGTTAACTTTGTTATCATCGGTGTTTAGAGTGTATGGGCTTAAGGCCCATAGCATTGTTTTGGATCCCAGAGATGGCAGTTCCATAACCCCGCACGCTCTCTTTCTCAGTTATTATTCCTCCGAAAGAGGAGGAGCACTTGACCCTGAAATATACCCTCGCCCCACAG GAGAGGTGTATGTGTGTGGGATGTCGAAGGAGGAAGAGGTGCCGGATGATCCTGCGGAGATCAAGGGAAACCCTGAATCGATTGCGATGCTTAAGAGAGTGGCTAAGAGTGTGTCAAGCCATCTTGGGGAAGGAGAGGCAGTTGTGAAAGCAGagcaagcttgcttcttgccgTGCACTGATGATGGGATGCCAGTGATAGGAGAGGTTCCAGGGGTGAAGGGCTGTTACGTTGCAACAGGGCACAATTGTTGGGGTATTCTCAATGCTCCTGCCACTGGAGCTGCACTTGCTGAACTTCTTCATGGACATTCCACCATTGTTGATCTTAAGCGCTTTAGTCCCTCCAGATTCCTTCTGCCTACAAACCTACAAACTCttaggttgtgtttggattga
- the LOC137808270 gene encoding probable LRR receptor-like serine/threonine-protein kinase At4g37250 produces MSLFCETLIISLLLLLTVNHCCGLTRDGVLLLSFKYAVFSDPLYVLANWNYADETPCSWNGVSCSTVAATNITEYRVTSLSLPNSQLFGSIPSDLGSIEHLQVLDLSNNSLNGSLPSSLSQASQLRFLNLSNNLITGEVPDSIPQLRNLQCLNLSDNALAGKLPHDFSNMHNLTQASFKNNYLYGFLPSGLRTLQVLDLSSNLFNGTLPADFGGDAMRYLNISYNRFFGEIPKEFAANIPGNATVDLSFNNFTGQVPHSAVFLHQNRESFSGNVNLCGEQTKNVCPVPSSSSSKPKVSAPISPPAIAAIPRTFDSSAAPRGKKESGLKRGTVIGIVLGDVIGIAILGMIFVQVYRLKKKKEEAVAKSGSESSWECRRLMRWWCLSKRAEEEECSETGSSCESEVEEQKQKGPQQEEKTGSLVIVDGERELELETLLKASVYILGATGSSIMYKAVLDDGMSLAVRRIGESGVERFKDFQNQVRLIAKLVHPNLVRVRGFYWGHHEKLIIYDFVPNGCLANVRYRKVGSSPTHLPWEIRLKIAKGVARGLTYLHEKKHVHGNLKPSNILLGNDMEPKIGDFGLERIVTGDTSYKAGGSARIFGSKRSTASRDSFQDTTYGPSPSPSPSPSSLMGLSPYHAPESLRNLKPHPKWDVYSFGVMFLELLTGKIVVLDEMGQGPGLLMEDKNRALRMVDMAIRADMEGREEALLAYFKLGYSCVSSVPLKRPPMKEVLQLLEKISSSSSSFSYYYSV; encoded by the exons ATGAGTCTCTTCTGTGAAACTCTTATAATTTCACTGCTTCTTCTCCTCACTGTTAACCACTGCTGTGGCCTCACTAGAGACGGCGTTCTGTTGCTTTCTTTCAAGTACGCTGTCTTCAGCGACCCACTTTACGTCCTCGCAAACTGGAACTACGCTGACGAGACACCGTGTTCGTGGAACGGCGTTTCCTGTTCCACTGTAGCAGCGACGAACATCACCGAGTACCGCGTCACGTCGTTGTCGCTTCCCAATTCTCAGCTTTTCGGCTCAATTCCCTCCGATCTGGGATCCATTGAGCACCTTCAAGTTCTAGACCTTTCCAACAACTCCCTCAACGGCTCTCTTCCTTCTTCGCTGTCCCAAGCCTCCCAGCTTAGGTTCCTCAACCTGTCTAACAACTTAATAACAGGGGAGGTTCCGGACTCCATACCGCAGCTTCGGAATCTTCAATGCCTAAACCTCTCCGACAATGCTTTGGCGGGAAAACTGCCTCACGATTTCTCCAACATGCACAACCTAACTCAGGCTTCTTTCAAGAACAATTACTTGTACGGTTTTCTTCCCAGCGGGTTGAGAACGTTGCAGGTTTTGGATCTGTCTTCAAACCTGTTCAACGGGACTCTTCCCGCGGATTTCGGCGGAGACGCCATGCGTTACCTAAACATCTCCTACAACAGATTTTTCGGGGAAATCCCGAAGGAGTTCGCAGCAAACATTCCGGGGAACGCCACCGTGGATCTCTCGTTCAACAATTTCACCGGACAAGTTCCCCACTCCGCTGTGTTTTTGCATCAAAACCGGGAGTCGTTCTCCGGTAACGTTAACTTGTGTGGTGAACAAACGAAGAATGTGTGTCCAGTTCCTTCTTCGTCGTCCTCTAAACCGAAAGTTTCTGCACCTATATCTCCTCCTGCAATCGCGGCAATCCCGCGGACGTTTGATTCTTCGGCGGCGCCGAGGGGGAAAAAAGAGAGTGGTCTGAAACGAGGAACGGTTATAGGAATCGTTTTGGGAGACGTAATTGGGATTGCGATCCTGGGCATGATATTCGTGCAGGTGTACCGGTTGAAGAAAAAGAAGGAGGAGGCGGTTGCGAAGAGTGGGAGTGAAAGTTCGTGGGAGTGTAGAAGGTTAATGAGGTGGTGGTGTTTGAGTAAAAGAGCGGAAGAGGAAGAGTGTTCGGAGACAGGAAGCAGCTGCGAAAGTGAGGTGGAGGAGCAGAAGCAGAAGGGTCCGCAACAGGAGGAGAAAACGGGGAGTCTTGTGATTGTGGATGGTGAACGAGAGCTTGAACTGGAAACGCTGCTGAAGGCTTCTGTGTACATATTGGGTGCGACGGGGTCAAGCATAATGTACAAGGCTGTCTTGGATGATGGTATGTCCTTGGCGGTTCGGAGAATTGGGGAGAGCGGCGTGGAGCGTTTCAAGGATTTCCAGAACCAGGTTCGACTTATTGCTAAACTGGTCCACCCTAATCTGGTTCGCGTTCGAGGCTTCTACTGGGGACACCATGAGAAGCTCATCATCTATGATTTCGTTCCAAACGGATGCCTTGCCAATGTTCGTTACA GGAAGGTGGGCTCCTCGCCGACTCATTTACCGTGGGAGATCAGGCTGAAGATAGCGAAAGGGGTGGCACGTGGGCTGACTTACCTCCACGAGAAGAAACACGTGCATGGAAACTTGAAGCCTAGCAATATTCTGTTAGGCAATGACATGGAGCCCAAAATCGGAGACTTTGGGCTTGAGAGGATAGTGACGGGGGACACCAGTTATAAGGCTGGCGGATCGGCGCGTATTTTTGGGAGCAAGAGATCCACGGCCTCGCGGGACAGTTTCCAAGACACTACGTACGGGCCCAGCCCGAGCCCGAGCCCGAGCCCTAGCTCCTTGATGGGCTTGTCTCCTTACCATGCTCCCGAGTCGCTCAGGAACCTGAAGCCTCACCCCAAGTGGGACGTGTACTCTTTTGGGGTCATGTTTCTTGAGCTGCTAACGGGGAAGATTGTGGTTTTGGATGAGATGGGCCAAGGGCCTGGGCTTTTGATGGAGGATAAGAACCGGGCCTTGCGTATGGTTGATATGGCTATCCGGGCCGACATGGAGGGTAGAGAGGAGGCCCTCTTGGCCTACTTCAAGCTAGGGTATAGTTGTGTGTCCAGCGTTCCACTGAAAAGGCCTCCAATGAAAGAGGTGTTACAACTTCTTGAAAAGATCTCATCCtcctcttcttccttctcttaTTATTATAGCGTCTGA